The genomic region TTATTGCATAGCAGAGCTACGGAATCAATTTTAAGTGAAGTGAAATGGAAAAAGACCATAAATTTAAGGCATATATCATGGTGTTTTTGGTATTACACTCCGTTGTAATCAGTATCTAATTTTATATATTGAATAAATTCTTTCTTAATCTTGTCATCTTTGAAAACCCCGCCAAATTCCGATGTTACTGTACTTGAAGATACATCGCTGATTCCTCTTGAATTAACACACAGGTGTTTTGCGTCGATAATACATGCTACATCGTCTGTTCCCAGAGCAATCTGCAGTTCTTTTACAATCTGCATAGTCAGTCTTTCCTGAACCTGAGGACGTTTAGCATAATATTCAACAATTCGGTTCATTTTTGATAAACCAATTACATTACCATTCGATATATAAGCTATATGGGCTTTACCAACAATTGGTAAAAAATGGTGCTCACATGTAGAATAAACCGTAATGTTTTTCTCAACAAGCATTTCTCCATATTGATATTTATTATCAAATGTTGACATTTTAGGCTTGTTTTTTGGGTCTAAACCATGAAAAATTTCGCTGACAAACATTTTTGCAACCCGGGCAGGAGTACCTTTAAGGCTGTCATCATTAAGGTCAAGTCCAAGAGTTTCCATAATATCAGCAAAGTGATGCTCAATTATTTCTTTTTTCTCTTCATCTGTTTTGTTAAAAGCATCAGCTCTCATAGGTGTGTCAACCGAAGTACCTATGTGGTTGTCTCCAATGCTTTCGATTAATTCGTCTATATTTTTGTTGATATCACTCATTCGATTATATCAATTTAATAAACTAAATTGTTGACTTTTTAGTTAAGAAGCCAACTGTTATGTTGGTTATCGTTTGATTATTTACCAATTCAGGCACGCAAAGATATAAATTACTTTCTTATTTAGAATAATTTTAAAGAATAAAAGATGTATAAATGATGAGCGTGTGTAAATGTATGGTGAAGTGTTGAAGTGAAAAGTCCAAAGTCCAAAGTCTAAAGTTGTCTATAGGCTAACGTCTAGCATCTATGAATTCATCAAAATGATATATTGAGTAAAGAAAAATCCCGCTGATTAAATTTAATCAGCGGGATTATATTTTTGTAAACTATGCTAATTTCTTAGTTCACTCTAAAAGTATCATCTCCTTTTTCAAGGAAGTTAATTATCTGGTTAGCAGCTGCAACACCGGCATTAATATTAGCTTCGGCAGTTTGAGCTCCCATCTTTTTAGGAGTAAAGAATACGTTGTTAGGGAATTCTTCTTCAAATTTTGCTTTAGCATCAGGTGCAATATCCGATATAAAATTAATGTCTTTTCTCTCGGACATTAATTTTAGTACACCTTCTTCATCGATAACCTCTTTACGTGCTGTATTTACCAAAGTACCACCTTTAGGCATCTTGCTCAATAAATCGTAATTGATTGATTTTTTTGTTTTGTCGTTAGCGGGTATGTGTAATGATACATATTGGCATGCAGAATATAATTCTTCTACCGTATCAACAACAGTTACACCATCTTTCTCTATTTCTTCTTTACTAACAAAGGGATCGAAAGCAAGAACTTCCATTCCAAATCCTTTAGCTATCAAAGCTACAAGTTTACCTACGTTTCCATAAGCATGGATACCAACTTTCTTACCTTTAAGCTCAGTACCGGCAGATCCGTTATAACTGTTACGAGCAGACATAACCATCATACCAAACACTAATTCAGCAACTGCATTAGAGTTTTGACCCGGTGTATTCATTGCTACTACGTTGTTTGCTGTAGCAGCTTCAAGGTCGATGTTATCATATCCGGCACCTGCACGTACAATTACTTTTAAATTCTTTGCAGCATCAAGCACTTCTTTAGTTGCTTTATCGCTGCGAATTATCATTGCATCAACATCAGCAACGGCTTCAAGTAATTCAGCTTTATCGGTATATTTTTCTAATAATACAAGTTCGTAATTTGCATTATCTGTTGCCTTTTTTATTCCTTCAACAGCTTCTGCTGCAAAAGGTTTTTCGGTGGCTACTAATATTTTCATATCAATGTTTTTTTTGTGAGACGATGCACGCATCGTCTTTACATTATATTTTTATGAACTTAAGCTTTTACCTCAAGTTCTTTCATTACATCTATTAGAGCCTGAACGCTTTCTTTTGTAAGTGCGTTGTAAATTGAAGCCCTGTATCCGCCAACTGAACGGTGTCCTTTGATACCGCTGATATCAGCATCTGCCCACATTTTATCAAATGCTTCTTTTTTGCTTTCGTCAGTCAACAAGAAAGTAACGTTCATGTTTGAACGGTCTTCAAGTTCGGCAGTACCTGTAAATAAAGGGTTTCTGTCTATTTCAGCATAAAGCATTGCTGCTTTCTCATCGTTGTGTTTTTCAACAGCTTCGATTCCTCCTTGTGCTTTCATGTGCTCAAGGTTGAGCATTGCTACGTATATAGAAAATACAGGTGGAGTGTTGTACATCGAACCTGCTTTTGCGTGTACAGCATAGTCTAACATTGAAGGGATCTGACGGCCGTTTTTACCTAAAATCTCATCTTTAACTATAACTAGTGTAGTACCTGCCGGTCCTAAATTCTTTTGAGCACCTGCGTAGATTAAATCAAACTTAGAAATATCAATTTTTTTACTGAAGATATCAGAAGACATATCAGCTACCAACAATGCATCTGTTTTAGGATACTCTTTAAACTGAGTTCCGTATATAGTGTTGTTTGATGTAAAGTGTAAGTAATCTATATTAGAAGGAATTTCGTATCCTTTTGGTATAAAGTTGTAGTTTTTGTCGCTTGAAGAAGCCAACACTTCAACATCGCCTAGTCCTTTAGCTTCTTTAATAGCTTTTTTCGACCACGCACCGGTATCTAAATATGCAGCCTTTCCGCCTTCTTTTAATAAGTTGAAAGGAGCCATCAAGAACTGAGTACTTGCACCTCCCTGAAGGAACAATACAGAATAACCTTCCGGAACACTCAATAATTCTTTCGTCAAAGCCTGAGCTTTGTCCATGATTGCGATAAACTCTTTCGAACGGTGCGAAATTTCTAAAACAGAAAGTCCTATTCCGTCTAAATCTAAAACTCCCTCAGCAGCTTTTTTAAATACATCCTGTGGTAGTACACATGGTCCTGCCGCGTAATTATGTTTTGCCATTTTAAACTATATTTTACTATATGAGTTGTTATTGTTTTAAAGTGTAAAATTAGTAGCTTTTATATATTAGAAGGTCTTTGGACTATATTTTTTTTATTTAATAACGAAATTGATTTCTAAATATGAATATTGAAAGCTAAAATTAAGCTGGTAATTTCATATTTATGATTTTTACAGCTAAAATGTTTCATATGGTAATAGTATATATGTAGCTATATGTAATTTGATAACTACTAAAGTAGCGATGGATCATGTTGAAATATGATACAAAGTATAAAGGCAATTATTGTGAGTATTAAAAAAACAGATAGAACTATTTTTTAGTCTTTTTAAAGTCTAAAAGTTTTAGATTTTTTCTTTTATACGGTTTTTTCTCCGGTACTCTATTTTGATTTGCTGCTTTTACATTTTCAAATAATGACCATTTACCATCTATCCACCTAAAGGCATCAAAAGTTAAATCAGGACCATAGTATTTGGCAAATTCTTTCTTATCGGAAGTAAGTGGAGATAAGTGATCCATAATAATATATCTTTCCTTATCATCCC from Bacteroidota bacterium harbors:
- the folE gene encoding GTP cyclohydrolase I FolE encodes the protein MSDINKNIDELIESIGDNHIGTSVDTPMRADAFNKTDEEKKEIIEHHFADIMETLGLDLNDDSLKGTPARVAKMFVSEIFHGLDPKNKPKMSTFDNKYQYGEMLVEKNITVYSTCEHHFLPIVGKAHIAYISNGNVIGLSKMNRIVEYYAKRPQVQERLTMQIVKELQIALGTDDVACIIDAKHLCVNSRGISDVSSSTVTSEFGGVFKDDKIKKEFIQYIKLDTDYNGV
- a CDS encoding 3-phosphoglycerate dehydrogenase — its product is MKILVATEKPFAAEAVEGIKKATDNANYELVLLEKYTDKAELLEAVADVDAMIIRSDKATKEVLDAAKNLKVIVRAGAGYDNIDLEAATANNVVAMNTPGQNSNAVAELVFGMMVMSARNSYNGSAGTELKGKKVGIHAYGNVGKLVALIAKGFGMEVLAFDPFVSKEEIEKDGVTVVDTVEELYSACQYVSLHIPANDKTKKSINYDLLSKMPKGGTLVNTARKEVIDEEGVLKLMSERKDINFISDIAPDAKAKFEEEFPNNVFFTPKKMGAQTAEANINAGVAAANQIINFLEKGDDTFRVN
- the serC gene encoding 3-phosphoserine/phosphohydroxythreonine transaminase — its product is MAKHNYAAGPCVLPQDVFKKAAEGVLDLDGIGLSVLEISHRSKEFIAIMDKAQALTKELLSVPEGYSVLFLQGGASTQFLMAPFNLLKEGGKAAYLDTGAWSKKAIKEAKGLGDVEVLASSSDKNYNFIPKGYEIPSNIDYLHFTSNNTIYGTQFKEYPKTDALLVADMSSDIFSKKIDISKFDLIYAGAQKNLGPAGTTLVIVKDEILGKNGRQIPSMLDYAVHAKAGSMYNTPPVFSIYVAMLNLEHMKAQGGIEAVEKHNDEKAAMLYAEIDRNPLFTGTAELEDRSNMNVTFLLTDESKKEAFDKMWADADISGIKGHRSVGGYRASIYNALTKESVQALIDVMKELEVKA